The following are encoded in a window of Amphibacillus xylanus NBRC 15112 genomic DNA:
- a CDS encoding dihydrolipoamide acetyltransferase family protein, with amino-acid sequence MTIKTMTMPQLGESVTEGTISQWLIQAGDTIEQYQPVLEVMTDKVNAEVPALYSGKIVRLLANENETVDVGTPICEILIESNQDEVTVENTNSSGTLQTDKSEAETKQEIMKNRYSPAVLTLAQEHQINLSELTGTGLSGRITRKDVMNYIKQNKAKSNQSINKIPANITSAKKNTKIIQSINREIPVTGIRKAIATNMVRSKTEIPHAWMMIEVDVTNLVAYRNAEKDKFKEQEGYNLSYFAFFLNAVAKALKEFPELNSSWQGDKIIQHKDINLSIAVGNETELYVPVIHNVDEKSIKGIAKSVHELAYKAKHNQLTQADMEGGTFTVNNTGTFGSVQSMGVINYPQAAILQVESIVKKPVIINDMFAARDMVNLCLSLDHRILDGVICGRFMSHVKTILENISGDTTPIY; translated from the coding sequence ATGACGATAAAAACGATGACAATGCCGCAATTAGGTGAAAGTGTCACAGAGGGAACGATTAGTCAATGGCTGATTCAAGCTGGTGATACAATCGAACAGTATCAACCAGTGTTAGAAGTGATGACAGATAAAGTAAATGCTGAAGTCCCTGCATTATATTCAGGTAAAATTGTCAGATTACTTGCAAATGAAAATGAAACTGTCGACGTCGGTACCCCTATTTGTGAAATATTGATTGAATCTAATCAAGATGAAGTAACAGTGGAGAATACTAATAGTTCTGGTACTTTGCAAACAGATAAAAGCGAAGCTGAAACAAAGCAAGAAATAATGAAAAATAGATATTCACCCGCTGTACTCACGTTAGCTCAAGAACATCAGATTAATTTAAGCGAGTTAACTGGAACTGGTTTATCAGGTCGAATTACTCGTAAAGATGTTATGAACTATATAAAGCAAAATAAAGCAAAGTCAAACCAATCTATTAACAAAATACCTGCTAACATTACATCAGCTAAGAAAAATACTAAAATCATTCAGTCTATTAATCGTGAAATCCCGGTAACAGGAATTAGAAAAGCAATTGCAACAAATATGGTCCGTTCTAAAACAGAAATCCCACATGCATGGATGATGATTGAGGTAGATGTCACCAATTTAGTTGCATACCGTAATGCTGAAAAAGATAAATTCAAAGAACAAGAGGGTTATAACTTATCGTATTTTGCATTCTTCTTAAATGCTGTAGCAAAAGCTTTAAAAGAATTCCCTGAATTGAATAGTTCATGGCAAGGCGATAAAATTATTCAACATAAAGATATTAATTTATCTATTGCCGTCGGTAATGAAACTGAATTATACGTTCCGGTGATTCATAATGTTGATGAAAAGAGTATTAAAGGTATCGCGAAAAGTGTCCATGAATTAGCCTATAAGGCAAAGCATAATCAGCTTACACAAGCTGATATGGAAGGTGGAACATTCACAGTTAATAATACAGGTACATTTGGTTCAGTTCAGTCAATGGGTGTAATTAATTATCCACAAGCTGCGATTTTACAAGTTGAATCGATAGTAAAAAAACCTGTTATTATCAATGATATGTTTGCTGCAAGAGACATGGTCAATCTATGTTTATCACTAGATCATCGCATATTAGATGGAGTAATCTGTGGTAGATTTATGTCCCATGTTAAGACGATATTAGAAAATATATCAGGTGATACAACCCCTATCTATTAA
- a CDS encoding aromatic acid exporter family protein, translating into MKFNYQMLKMILAVPIAVLIAETFNLSFAGSAGIIAVLCIQPTRKQSFLIAGQRFAAGLLSIVFAYFIFEQFGYEPWTVGLLLLIFIPTAQIIKIAPGIVTSLVVIFHFYDLGTINKQIIFNEIVIMILGIGVALVLNLYMPSLDHKLTQYKKEIEANYQQMFRHFASYLRGESKELPIKRYNALKTQIHQAEEWVERSIGNTFGKQAHRHKDYFTMRKVQLDSLEQMIRIIEPLEMTIKQSHKIADLYTDLADAIYPNNAVNYHLDQVKWLKSYFEREQLPTTRQEFEIRANLFQLLFEIEHYLQIKNRAVTENCA; encoded by the coding sequence GTGAAATTTAATTATCAAATGCTTAAAATGATTCTGGCTGTTCCAATTGCAGTCTTAATTGCAGAGACATTTAATTTAAGCTTCGCTGGGTCGGCTGGTATTATTGCTGTTTTATGTATTCAGCCAACTCGGAAACAATCATTCTTAATCGCCGGCCAACGATTCGCTGCTGGTTTATTGTCGATTGTCTTTGCATACTTTATTTTTGAACAATTCGGTTATGAACCATGGACAGTCGGTCTATTATTACTTATTTTTATCCCAACTGCTCAGATCATAAAAATTGCGCCAGGAATAGTCACAAGTCTAGTTGTGATTTTTCATTTTTATGACTTAGGTACGATAAATAAACAAATTATCTTTAATGAAATTGTGATTATGATATTGGGAATAGGCGTCGCTTTAGTGTTAAATTTATATATGCCAAGTTTGGATCATAAATTGACGCAATATAAAAAAGAGATAGAAGCAAATTATCAGCAAATGTTCCGTCATTTTGCTTCATATTTAAGAGGGGAAAGTAAAGAATTACCTATAAAACGTTATAATGCATTGAAGACTCAAATTCACCAAGCTGAAGAATGGGTAGAGCGGAGTATTGGTAATACTTTTGGTAAACAGGCACATCGACATAAAGATTATTTCACAATGCGAAAAGTCCAATTAGATAGTTTAGAACAAATGATTAGAATTATCGAGCCATTAGAAATGACCATTAAGCAATCGCATAAAATAGCCGATCTGTATACTGACCTTGCAGATGCAATTTATCCAAATAATGCGGTAAATTACCACCTTGATCAGGTCAAGTGGTTAAAATCATACTTTGAGAGAGAACAGCTCCCTACTACTAGACAAGAGTTTGAAATTAGAGCAAATTTATTTCAATTACTCTTCGAAATTGAACACTATTTACAAATTAAGAACCGCGCAGTAACTGAAAACTGTGCATAA
- a CDS encoding DUF4044 domain-containing protein, protein MAKKRKVKKTNHNMQTERKPSKKEKRNKLIVYLMIIIMLGSALTTVLAQIFS, encoded by the coding sequence ATGGCTAAAAAAAGAAAAGTAAAGAAAACAAATCATAACATGCAAACAGAGCGTAAGCCTTCGAAAAAAGAAAAGCGTAATAAATTAATAGTTTACTTAATGATTATTATTATGCTAGGGTCTGCATTAACTACTGTGTTAGCACAGATCTTTTCATAA
- a CDS encoding M20/M25/M40 family metallo-hydrolase, whose amino-acid sequence MINKQRLINQFLELVQIDSETGEETEIASVLKNIFTELGLEVVEDDAKEKTGFGANNLICTLPANINAPSIYFTSHMDTVVPGKNVKPIIEDDIIKTDGTTVLGADDKAGLATMIEVIHCLKEQNIPHGQIQFVITVGEESGLVGAKALDPSLIDAEFGFALDSDGPVGDIIVAAPTQVKMLAKVLGKTAHAGVAPEKGVSAITIAAKAIAKMPLGRIDEETTANIGRFEGGQKTNIVCDYVEVLAEARSLSPDKVKKQAATMEQAFIDAASQLDGKVELDTEVMYTGFKLSASDHVVQVAEQAVKNIGRNSALQQSGGGSDANIISGFGIPTVNLAVGYEDIHTTNEKMPISELVKLTELVIEIIKVVASQA is encoded by the coding sequence ATGATAAACAAACAACGATTAATTAATCAATTTTTAGAACTCGTACAAATCGATTCAGAAACAGGCGAAGAAACAGAAATTGCTAGTGTGCTAAAAAATATATTTACTGAGTTAGGCCTAGAGGTTGTTGAGGATGATGCAAAAGAAAAAACTGGCTTTGGAGCTAACAATCTCATTTGTACATTACCAGCAAACATCAATGCACCTTCAATATATTTCACGTCTCACATGGATACAGTTGTCCCGGGTAAAAATGTTAAGCCGATCATTGAGGATGACATTATTAAAACAGATGGTACAACTGTACTAGGTGCTGATGATAAAGCTGGACTTGCAACGATGATTGAAGTTATTCATTGCTTGAAAGAACAAAATATCCCACATGGTCAAATACAATTCGTCATTACAGTCGGTGAAGAATCAGGTTTAGTCGGTGCAAAAGCATTAGACCCTTCATTAATTGATGCAGAGTTTGGTTTTGCACTTGATAGTGATGGTCCAGTAGGCGATATTATTGTAGCAGCTCCAACACAGGTTAAAATGTTAGCTAAAGTATTAGGTAAAACAGCACATGCAGGTGTGGCACCAGAAAAAGGGGTTTCTGCAATCACGATTGCTGCTAAAGCTATTGCCAAAATGCCATTAGGTCGAATTGATGAAGAAACGACTGCAAATATTGGTCGTTTTGAAGGTGGTCAAAAGACAAATATCGTCTGCGATTATGTTGAGGTTCTTGCAGAAGCAAGATCACTAAGTCCTGATAAAGTTAAAAAACAAGCCGCTACAATGGAACAGGCGTTTATTGATGCAGCAAGTCAGCTTGACGGTAAAGTTGAGCTAGATACTGAAGTGATGTATACAGGTTTTAAACTATCAGCGAGTGATCACGTTGTACAAGTAGCAGAACAAGCAGTGAAAAACATTGGTAGAAACAGTGCATTGCAACAAAGTGGTGGAGGAAGCGATGCGAATATTATTTCAGGGTTTGGTATTCCGACTGTTAATCTGGCTGTTGGTTATGAAGACATTCATACAACTAATGAAAAAATGCCAATTTCAGAACTGGTTAAATTAACAGAACTTGTGATTGAGATCATTAAAGTAGTCGCAAGTCAAGCATAG
- a CDS encoding DNA polymerase IV has translation MSVWYPKNGRVIFHVDINSFYASVEAAYNPSLKGKPLAIAGNPEERRGIIVTSSYEARAKGIKTTMPLWQAKNLCPELIVLPPNFDRYRHASQEIFKLMAEITPLVQPVSIDEGYLDITDCYELGSPLDIAYNLQMRIKNELDLPCSIGIAPNKFLAKMASDMKKPMGITVLRIRDLPKKLWPRQIEEMYGVGEKTADKLRRIGVNKIGDLVEADRFTLRRILGVNGERLQERAKGIDPSPVDPDAIYDFKSIGNSETLREDTTDETVIATLLRRLARKVAVRLERKEVVAQTLQIMIRYHDRRTITRSLTHDEYFFMEDQIFAIANELFDVNWNGEPIRLLGITAQNLIEKEQAVEQLNLFTYQDHLEDEALQKVIDQLSEKYGENPFKKIKQPVNNDRPTTSFQKDFLDDYKS, from the coding sequence ATGTCAGTTTGGTATCCAAAAAACGGACGAGTCATATTCCACGTCGATATCAATAGCTTTTATGCATCTGTTGAAGCTGCATATAATCCATCATTAAAAGGAAAGCCGCTTGCAATCGCAGGTAATCCAGAAGAGCGTCGAGGAATTATCGTGACGAGTAGCTATGAAGCCCGAGCAAAAGGGATTAAAACAACTATGCCATTATGGCAGGCGAAAAATCTATGTCCAGAATTAATCGTATTACCACCTAACTTTGACCGCTATCGTCATGCATCACAAGAAATATTTAAATTAATGGCAGAAATTACACCACTTGTTCAGCCTGTCTCAATTGATGAGGGCTATCTTGATATCACAGACTGTTATGAATTAGGATCACCATTAGATATTGCCTATAATTTGCAGATGAGAATAAAAAATGAACTAGATTTACCTTGTAGTATTGGAATAGCACCAAATAAATTTTTAGCGAAGATGGCTTCTGATATGAAGAAGCCTATGGGCATTACAGTTTTACGAATACGAGATTTACCGAAAAAATTATGGCCAAGACAAATTGAAGAAATGTATGGCGTTGGAGAAAAAACAGCTGATAAACTTAGGCGAATTGGCGTTAATAAAATTGGTGACCTGGTGGAAGCAGATCGATTTACATTAAGGAGAATTCTTGGAGTTAATGGTGAGCGCCTACAGGAGCGGGCAAAAGGTATTGATCCGAGCCCAGTAGATCCAGATGCAATTTATGATTTTAAAAGTATCGGTAATTCAGAAACTTTACGTGAGGATACGACTGATGAAACGGTGATTGCAACATTACTTCGAAGACTCGCTCGAAAGGTTGCTGTTCGTTTAGAGAGAAAAGAGGTTGTCGCACAGACACTACAAATTATGATTCGATATCATGATCGTAGAACGATTACTCGAAGTCTGACACATGATGAATACTTTTTTATGGAAGATCAAATATTTGCAATTGCTAATGAATTGTTTGATGTAAATTGGAATGGCGAACCAATTCGATTATTAGGAATTACTGCACAAAATTTAATCGAAAAAGAACAAGCCGTTGAACAATTGAATTTATTTACTTATCAGGATCATTTAGAAGATGAAGCGTTACAAAAAGTAATAGATCAGTTGAGTGAAAAATACGGTGAAAATCCGTTTAAAAAAATCAAACAACCTGTAAATAATGATAGACCAACGACAAGTTTCCAAAAAGACTTTTTAGATGACTATAAAAGTTAA
- the rnz gene encoding ribonuclease Z: MKITFLGTGAGLPSKQRNVSSVALHLLDNKGSIWLFDCGEATQHQILHTTIKPRKIEKIFITHLHGDHIYGLPGLLSSRSFQEGISPLTIYGPKGIRDYIEMSLSISQTKLGYQLNFVEVYHGFQFVENDYTIDVIKLDHGVDSFGYRIIEADQIGELQVDKLKSLGIKPGPIYQQIKSNEVTQLPNGELIYRQDVVGSNKKGRKIAIFGDTRYPLKNVDFIYNCDLLIHEATFHGEDQNLADQYYHSSNVQVAELAKQAQVKQLILTHISARYQEHDLEDFLREARAVFKQTLLAQDFLTIDVPKDTRIK; the protein is encoded by the coding sequence ATGAAAATCACATTTTTAGGAACGGGAGCTGGATTACCATCTAAGCAAAGAAATGTTAGTTCAGTTGCCTTGCATTTATTAGACAACAAAGGATCAATTTGGTTATTTGATTGTGGTGAAGCGACACAGCATCAGATATTGCATACAACAATCAAACCACGTAAAATAGAAAAAATCTTTATTACTCATTTACATGGCGATCATATTTATGGTTTACCAGGTTTATTGAGTAGCCGCTCTTTCCAAGAAGGTATAAGTCCATTAACGATTTATGGACCAAAAGGGATCAGAGATTATATCGAAATGAGTTTATCAATTAGTCAAACTAAATTAGGTTACCAGCTTAATTTTGTTGAGGTCTATCATGGTTTTCAATTTGTTGAAAACGATTATACGATTGATGTGATTAAATTAGATCATGGTGTTGACTCATTTGGCTATCGAATAATTGAAGCGGATCAGATCGGAGAGCTTCAGGTAGACAAACTTAAATCACTTGGCATAAAGCCCGGTCCAATCTATCAACAAATTAAATCAAACGAAGTGACTCAACTACCTAATGGGGAACTGATTTACAGGCAAGATGTAGTCGGTTCAAATAAAAAAGGCCGTAAAATCGCAATTTTTGGTGATACACGTTATCCATTAAAAAACGTCGATTTTATTTATAATTGTGATCTTTTAATTCATGAAGCAACTTTTCACGGAGAAGATCAAAATTTAGCTGATCAATACTATCATAGTTCAAATGTTCAAGTTGCCGAACTTGCGAAACAGGCACAAGTTAAACAGTTAATTCTGACTCATATATCTGCACGATATCAAGAGCATGATCTCGAGGATTTTTTACGTGAAGCAAGAGCTGTATTTAAACAGACATTATTAGCACAAGATTTCCTAACAATAGATGTGCCAAAGGATACGCGCATAAAATAA
- a CDS encoding glycerophosphodiester phosphodiesterase, whose translation MVVIIIIPLIIAHRGASYYRPENTMSAFQLAYDQHADGIETDIHLTKDQVPVLIHDKTINRITNEHGPVNEWNFKDLKQLDIGSWFNSEFKEERIVALEELLQWAQAKDILINLELKIHKSSHTQMEDIVYDQVKHYNLLDRVIFSSFNSLSIKKLMEIDPLTKRALLTKRHNLKLIDLSKQLKTVGIHIKHQNTNQTIINKYHHYQQYVGAYTINHPQVMRRCFRSKCDMIITDRPDLAIEKRQLYLKQITQ comes from the coding sequence ATGGTGGTGATCATTATCATACCGCTAATCATTGCCCATCGCGGTGCAAGTTACTATAGACCTGAGAATACGATGTCCGCTTTTCAATTAGCATACGATCAACATGCTGATGGGATTGAAACTGATATTCATTTGACAAAAGATCAAGTACCCGTTTTAATTCATGATAAAACGATTAATCGAATCACTAATGAACATGGACCTGTTAATGAGTGGAATTTCAAAGACTTGAAGCAATTAGATATCGGATCATGGTTTAATTCTGAATTTAAAGAGGAAAGAATTGTAGCATTAGAAGAATTATTACAATGGGCTCAAGCAAAAGATATTTTGATAAATTTGGAGTTGAAAATACATAAATCAAGTCATACTCAGATGGAAGATATCGTTTATGACCAGGTCAAGCACTATAATCTACTTGATCGTGTTATTTTTTCAAGTTTTAACAGCTTAAGTATTAAAAAGTTAATGGAGATAGACCCTTTGACTAAACGTGCCCTATTAACCAAAAGACATAATTTAAAGTTAATTGATTTATCAAAACAGTTAAAGACTGTTGGAATTCATATTAAGCATCAAAACACTAATCAAACAATTATTAATAAATATCATCATTATCAACAATACGTAGGTGCCTATACGATCAATCATCCCCAAGTAATGAGGAGATGTTTCCGGTCCAAATGTGATATGATTATTACGGATCGTCCTGACTTGGCTATTGAGAAACGCCAATTATACTTAAAGCAAATTACACAATAA
- a CDS encoding SDR family NAD(P)-dependent oxidoreductase has translation MRDFTDKTIIITGATSGIGRALATNLSEMNARLILISRSEKKLNQLYDQLTSKSAKTVYVYAADLTNSHACKAVFEKIINDHHKIDAVINNAGIGVFEYAHLTQTEDMLHMFQLNLFSIVESIKILLPIFKKQSFGHIINIASIAGKMATPKASIYSASKSALIAYTNALRLESETDRLFITTVNLGPVKTNFFKRADPSGSYQKQVARYMLTPDDVANKIIKVLFKRKREINLPWWMAFGTKIHYLFPTLIERLFRSQFSKK, from the coding sequence ATGAGAGATTTTACAGATAAGACGATTATTATTACTGGCGCAACTAGCGGGATTGGCCGAGCACTTGCGACAAATCTATCAGAAATGAATGCGAGGCTAATTTTAATTAGTCGATCAGAAAAGAAACTTAATCAATTATACGATCAGTTAACTAGTAAATCAGCTAAGACAGTTTATGTTTATGCAGCAGATTTAACAAATAGCCATGCATGTAAAGCAGTATTTGAAAAAATTATTAACGATCATCATAAAATTGATGCAGTAATTAACAATGCTGGTATTGGTGTATTCGAATATGCACATTTAACGCAAACCGAAGATATGTTACATATGTTTCAATTAAATTTATTTTCAATTGTTGAATCGATTAAAATCTTGCTTCCTATTTTTAAGAAACAATCTTTTGGACATATTATCAATATTGCGTCAATTGCGGGGAAAATGGCTACACCGAAAGCTAGCATATATAGTGCATCAAAAAGTGCATTAATCGCTTATACAAACGCACTAAGATTAGAAAGTGAAACAGATCGACTATTCATTACGACAGTAAATTTAGGCCCTGTGAAAACTAATTTTTTCAAACGAGCTGACCCAAGTGGAAGTTATCAAAAGCAAGTCGCACGTTATATGTTAACACCTGACGATGTAGCAAATAAGATCATAAAAGTTTTATTTAAAAGAAAACGAGAAATTAACCTTCCGTGGTGGATGGCGTTTGGTACAAAGATTCATTATTTATTTCCAACACTAATTGAAAGATTATTTAGATCACAATTTAGTAAAAAGTAA
- a CDS encoding NUDIX domain-containing protein codes for MKKFEEKTISSEHIFSGRMIDLKVDTVSLPNGETSTREIVTHPGAVAIIALTDDQKVVVVEQYRKPLEKTLLEIPAGKLDAGEDPAETARRELEEETGYQAKQLKYLTSFYTSPGFANEILYLYLAEQLTLVEDGRQLDEDEFVEVYEYTIEELEMFEKSQRIHDIKTSYAIQYLKLHLK; via the coding sequence ATGAAAAAGTTTGAGGAAAAGACAATAAGTAGTGAACACATATTCTCTGGTAGAATGATTGATCTAAAAGTTGATACAGTTAGCTTACCAAATGGCGAAACTTCAACTAGAGAAATAGTTACACACCCAGGAGCAGTTGCCATTATTGCGCTAACGGATGATCAAAAAGTTGTCGTTGTAGAGCAATATCGTAAACCGTTAGAAAAGACATTGCTTGAAATTCCAGCTGGCAAATTAGATGCCGGTGAAGATCCTGCTGAGACAGCTAGACGAGAATTAGAAGAAGAAACGGGCTATCAAGCAAAACAGTTGAAGTATTTGACTTCATTTTACACGTCACCAGGTTTTGCTAATGAAATTCTTTATTTATATTTAGCAGAACAATTAACATTGGTTGAAGATGGGCGACAGCTTGATGAAGATGAGTTTGTTGAAGTATATGAATATACGATTGAAGAATTAGAAATGTTCGAAAAGTCACAACGCATTCATGATATTAAAACAAGTTATGCGATTCAATATTTAAAATTACATCTGAAATAG
- a CDS encoding endonuclease Q family protein, producing the protein MLTSFYADLHIHIGRDQFNRPVKITGSKNLTLTNILAEASRNKGLDLIGIVDCHVPSVQDEMMQLISSNQAYELDEGGIQFESVTLLLGVELEVYDHGALGPIHLLCFFPYLATIINFTDWLKDRMKNIQLSSQRVYVSAITLQEKVKELGGLFIPAHVFTPFKSLYGKGVKKSLTEVLNPELIDAIELGLSSDTYMVKQINELTNYPFLTNSDAHSLVKMAREYQLIQMRDSSFIEFEKALKEKDGRRIIANYGMHPRLGKYYQSICKYCEGTSFTEDKYKSCGRSGKIKGVSERILEISSSEVDDRIRPPYYYHVPLDYVHGLGKKTYERLLKHFGTEMAILHEADISEIEHLVGNRIAAQIEQIRTGKITIHTGGGGRYGKISE; encoded by the coding sequence ATGTTAACGTCATTTTATGCTGACCTACATATTCATATTGGTAGAGATCAATTTAATCGACCTGTAAAAATAACCGGTTCTAAAAACTTAACATTAACTAATATCTTAGCCGAGGCCAGTAGAAATAAGGGGTTAGATTTAATCGGTATTGTTGATTGTCACGTACCATCAGTTCAAGATGAAATGATGCAATTAATTAGTAGTAATCAAGCATATGAATTAGATGAAGGTGGGATTCAATTTGAATCGGTGACATTACTTTTAGGTGTTGAGTTAGAAGTTTATGATCATGGTGCATTAGGTCCGATCCACTTATTATGTTTTTTTCCGTATTTGGCCACGATTATCAATTTTACAGATTGGTTAAAGGACCGGATGAAAAATATTCAACTCAGTTCACAAAGAGTTTATGTCTCAGCCATCACTCTACAGGAAAAAGTCAAAGAACTTGGTGGCTTATTTATACCAGCTCATGTTTTTACGCCTTTTAAGAGTCTCTATGGTAAAGGGGTTAAAAAGTCGTTAACGGAAGTTTTAAATCCAGAATTGATCGATGCGATTGAATTAGGATTAAGTTCAGACACATATATGGTTAAGCAAATAAATGAATTAACGAATTATCCATTTTTAACAAATTCAGACGCACATTCTTTAGTCAAAATGGCGCGAGAATATCAATTGATACAAATGAGAGATAGTAGCTTTATCGAATTTGAAAAAGCCCTAAAAGAGAAGGATGGACGGAGGATTATTGCCAACTATGGTATGCACCCACGGCTAGGTAAATACTATCAATCAATTTGTAAATATTGTGAAGGTACCTCATTTACCGAAGATAAGTATAAATCGTGTGGTCGTTCGGGCAAAATTAAAGGCGTTTCAGAAAGAATTTTAGAAATAAGCTCTAGCGAAGTAGATGATCGGATAAGGCCACCATATTATTATCATGTCCCTCTAGATTATGTTCATGGACTTGGTAAGAAGACATATGAACGATTACTTAAACATTTCGGAACAGAAATGGCTATTTTACATGAAGCGGATATAAGTGAAATAGAGCATCTAGTAGGAAATCGAATCGCGGCTCAAATTGAACAGATTCGAACTGGTAAGATTACCATTCATACAGGTGGTGGCGGTCGATATGGTAAAATCAGTGAGTAA
- the spoIIM gene encoding stage II sporulation protein M, with protein sequence MNLKFRKEIGQHIETNQLSYLFIIVLFIVGLIFGAVIVLAMHFTQKQDLLFYVNQYFTRIDEQQILINSDLFKSALFSHFQYLLIIFLLGLSIIGLPIIWVMVFVKGTFIGFTVGYFVQQYGFKGLMFISTTILPQNLIIIPVYLFGATIAMLFSGQLLKKLSGRRMIRFTIEPLIQYLLVFVVLFGFCIVAALIEGYGTSYLIPIVKQFIN encoded by the coding sequence ATGAACTTAAAATTTCGCAAAGAAATTGGTCAACACATTGAAACGAATCAATTAAGTTATCTATTTATCATAGTTTTATTTATCGTCGGTCTCATTTTTGGAGCGGTCATTGTCCTAGCGATGCACTTTACTCAGAAGCAAGATCTGTTGTTTTATGTTAATCAATATTTCACAAGAATTGATGAACAACAAATTTTGATCAACTCAGATTTATTTAAATCAGCATTATTCTCACATTTTCAATATTTGCTGATTATTTTTCTGCTAGGCCTATCTATAATAGGTTTACCAATTATTTGGGTCATGGTGTTTGTAAAAGGGACATTTATTGGTTTTACAGTAGGTTATTTTGTTCAGCAGTATGGTTTTAAAGGGTTAATGTTTATTAGTACTACGATCTTACCACAAAACTTGATTATCATTCCTGTTTATCTTTTTGGTGCGACGATTGCGATGCTTTTTTCTGGTCAACTACTAAAAAAATTGTCTGGACGTAGAATGATTCGATTTACAATAGAACCGCTCATTCAATATTTACTAGTATTTGTCGTATTATTTGGTTTTTGCATCGTTGCAGCTCTGATTGAAGGATACGGTACCAGTTATCTTATTCCGATTGTTAAACAGTTTATTAATTAA
- the fur gene encoding ferric iron uptake transcriptional regulator has product MEHRIERIKKQLHAQSYKLTPQREATVRVLLEHEEDHLSAEDIYLLVKDKAPEIGLATVYRTLELLSELKIIDKINFGDGVSRYDLRKEGATHFHHHLVCMECGTVEEIVEDLLEDVEAIIERDWGFEVKDHRLTFHGICRNCRSSNQSK; this is encoded by the coding sequence ATGGAACATCGTATTGAACGGATAAAAAAACAACTACATGCTCAAAGTTATAAACTAACTCCACAACGTGAAGCGACTGTACGAGTGTTACTTGAACATGAGGAAGACCATTTAAGTGCTGAAGATATATATTTGCTAGTTAAAGATAAAGCACCTGAAATCGGTTTAGCGACAGTATATCGAACATTAGAATTACTATCAGAATTAAAAATTATTGATAAAATAAATTTTGGCGATGGCGTGTCACGATATGACTTGCGAAAAGAGGGGGCTACCCACTTCCACCATCATTTAGTATGTATGGAGTGCGGTACTGTAGAAGAAATCGTAGAGGATTTACTTGAAGATGTTGAAGCAATTATTGAACGCGATTGGGGATTTGAAGTGAAAGATCATCGACTAACTTTTCATGGGATATGTCGAAATTGTCGTTCAAGCAATCAATCTAAATAA